From one Solanum lycopersicum chromosome 12, SLM_r2.1 genomic stretch:
- the LOC138340690 gene encoding E3 ubiquitin ligase BIG BROTHER-related-like produces MSQHDQVPCCCSRTLPPDAALLNRLQHLMPPVDYSFMSHIKLEHSDIGEIVDEIEEEELLDEDSMEEDEEEEEEIMNELEIGMEYDIHVLDQGNQQTSGRRTRTARMQVNTNYIRYNIQVPQSILDDTYTDEIEEEEEEVVEEEDMSEYFGKSTCYVTCVMDIDTNEDDEEQDACAICLLEYKDEDNIGTLQCGHEFHAECINKWLHRKKSCPFCRASVLPTNTSPSDIIL; encoded by the coding sequence ATGTCTCAGCATGATCAAGTTCCTTGTTGTTGTAGTCGTACATTACCACCTGACGCCGCTCTCTTGAATCGACTACAACACCTCATGCCTCCTGTTGATTATAGTTTCATGTCTCATATTAAGTTAGAACATTCAGATATTGGTGAAATTGTCgatgaaattgaagaagaagagttgTTGGATGAAGATAGTATGGAAGAAGacgaggaagaggaagaagaaatcATGAATGAGTTAGAAATTGGAATGGAGTATGATATACATGTGCTTGATCAAGGCAATCAACAAACAAGTGGAAGAAGGACTAGAACAGCTCGAATGCAAGTGAATACTAACTACATTCGATACAATATTCAAGTGCCTCAATCCATTCTTGATGACACCTATACtgatgaaattgaagaagaagaagaagaggtggttGAGGAAGAAGATATGTCTGAGTATTTTGGAAAAAGTACATGTTATGTTACTTGTGTTATGGACATAGACACCAACGAAGATGATGAGGAACAAGATGCATGTGCTATCTGCTTACTTGAATATAAAGATGAAGATAACATTGGCACACTTCAATGTGGCCATGAATTTCATGCTGAATGCATCAACAAATGGTTGCACAGGAAAAAATCATGTCCTTTTTGTAGAGCTTCAGTTTTGCCCACAAACACATCACCGTCTGACATTATTCTGTAA
- the LOC101256357 gene encoding ras-related protein RABA1f: MGAYRSDDDYDYLFKVVLIGDSGVGKSNLLSRFTRSEFSLESKSTIGVEFATRSIRVDDKVVKAQIWDTAGQERYRAITSAYYRGAVGALLVYDVTRHVTFENVERWLKELRDHTDSSIVIMLVGNKADLRHLRAVSTEDAQAFAEKESTFFMETSALESMNVESAFTEVLTQIHRVVSRKALEVGDDPAAVPKGQTINVGGKDDVSEVKKAGCCSA, from the exons ATGGGGGCGTACAGATCGGACGACGACTACGATTATTTGTTCAAGGTGGTGTTGATCGGCGATTCCGGCGTCGGGAAATCTAATCTTCTATCCAGATTTACACGTAGCGAGTTCAGTTTGGAGTCAAAGTCAACGATCGGCGTTGAATTCGCTACTCGTAGCATTCGTGTTGATGATAAGGTTGTCAAGGCTCAGATTTGGGATACTGCCGGTCAGGAACG ATATCGCGCAATCACGAGTGCCTACTATCGAGGAGCTGTTGGAGCATTGCTTGTCTATGATGTCACCCGTCATGTAACTTTTGAGAATGTAGAGAGATGGTTAAAAGAGCTCCGAGATCACACTGACTCTAGCATTGTCATAATGCTGGTGGGTAACAAGGCAGATTTGCGTCATCTGCGTGCTGTTTCTACTGAGGATGCCCAGGCATTTGCAGAGAAGGAAAGTACATTTTTCATGGAAACATCCGCTTTGGAGTCCATGAACGTTGAAAGTGCCTTCACAGAAGTGCTCACTCAAATACACCGCGTTGTTAGCAGGAAAGCTCTTGAAGTAGGAGATGACCCGGCAGCAGTTCCCAAGGGGCAGACGATAAATGTTGGAGGCAAGGATGATGTTTCTGAAGTAAAGAAAGCTGGGTGCTGTTCTGCTTAG
- the LOC101256655 gene encoding basic leucine zipper 34-like — MAHLPPRAPNMTQNWPDFSLHQKMENLAPSAHNLWADEFLDMSSRRGSHRRSMSDSIAFLESPMVEECRRLSSTTPGSGGTTNGHDEFERFDDEQQIMSMFNDDVHDMSCSNPSSPSDYINVTEDKKMNGPDQMMMQRKSDQNEEVESSCKTNEELATANQNASTNNNEYSSERVVDPKRIKRILANRQSAQRSRVRKLQYVSELERSVTTLQAEVSVLSPRVAFLDHQRLLLNVDNSALRQKIAALAQDKLFKDAHQEALKVEIERLRQIYYQQNMKQQMDNNNTTPVADSTNTPPEIKVQLSVN, encoded by the exons ATGGCACACTTACCACCAAGAGCGCCTAACATGACACAAAATTGGCCTGATTTTTCGCTTCATCAAAAAATGGAAAACTTAGCTCCGTCCGCCCATAATTTATGGGCGGACGAATTCCTCGACATGTCGTCGAGGCGTGGGTCCCACCGAAGATCAATGAGCGACTCCATAGCTTTTTTGGAGTCGCCCATGGTTGAAGAATGCCGGAGGCTATCCAGTACTACTCCGGGATCCGGTGGGACCACTAACGGTCACGACGAATTCGAGAGATTCGATGACGAACAACAGATTATGTCCATGTTTAACGATGACGTCCACGATATGTCGTGTTCCAACCCGTCATCACCGTCCGATTACATCAACGTTACTGAAGATAAAAAGATGAACGGCCCTGATCAAATGATGATGCAGCGTAAGAGTGATCAAAATGAGGAAGTTGAAAGCTCATGCAAGACTAATGAGGAATTAGCCACAGCTAATCAAAATGCaagtactaataataatgaatattcTTCTGAAAGAGTTGTTGATCCCAAGAGAATCAAAAG GATTTTAGCAAATAGACAATCTGCGCAAAGGTCAAGGGTGAGGAAACTACAGTACGTATCAGAGCTCGAACGTAGTGTTACTACTCTTCAA GCTGAAGTTTCTGTACTGTCACCAAGAGTTGCATTTTTGGACCATCAACGTTTATTGCTAAATGTTGACAATAGTGCCCTCAGGCAAAAAATTGCTGCTCTTGCCCAAGATAAATTGTTTAAAGATG CTCATCAAGAAGCATTGAAAGTGGAAATAGAGAGGTTGAGGCAAATTTATTACCAACAAAACATGAAGCAGCAAATGGACAACAACAACACTACACCAGTTGCTGATTCCACTAATACTCCTCCAGAGATCAAAGTACAACTTAGTGTCAATTAG